The following proteins come from a genomic window of Bos mutus isolate GX-2022 chromosome 23, NWIPB_WYAK_1.1, whole genome shotgun sequence:
- the SLC17A3 gene encoding sodium-dependent phosphate transport protein 4, which translates to MSELRLPKKPYPWKHRLSSEVKTSEEKNTVATMTELSPTAGKNSQDIQGDEKLSPRKAPSICSTRYGIAFIVHLCNFITMAQNIIINITMIAMVNSTNHQPSFNDSTEGLPVNSFGDPNNSPKSLPARAPVYDWNPQIQGIIFSAINYGMILTLAPSGYLAGRVGTKRVVGAALLGSSLLVLFTPLAADFGLVFLIATRILQGMSLGLGYGGQFAIWERWSPPHERSRLCGVSVSGILLGTCIAILLGGIISQTLGWPFVFYIFGGFGCICFLLWCVLVYDDPVTHPWINITEKEYIISSLAQQVSSTKQPLPIKAMVRSLPIWSMCVCCFSHQWLINIIIIYAPTYISSVFNIDIRNSGFLSALPFIIAWVICLLGSYLADFLLTKNFRLVTVRKIATVLGNLPSSTFLLVLPYVASNYIIAVSLLTLSCGLGMLCQPGVYINALDIAPRHSSFLMGASRAFAQISAVLAPTVSGFLLSQDPEFGWRNVFSLSFVINTLGLIFYLIFGKADVQDWAKERKLTHL; encoded by the exons ACATCAGAAGAGAAGAACACAGTTGCCACTATGACAGAATTGAGTCCCACAGCAGGGAAGAACTCTCAAGATATACAAGGGGATGAGAAGCTCAGTCCTAGGAAAG CTCCTAGCATTTGTTCCACTCGCTATGGAATAGCCTTCATTGTACATCTCTGCAACTTCATAACAATGGCacaaaatattatcattaataTCACCATGATAGCCATGGTCAACAGCACAAACCATCAGCCCTCATTTAATGACTCCACTGAGGGGTTGCCTGTTAATTCCTTTGGTGATCCAAATAATTCCccaaagagtcttcctgcaagg gCCCCTGTGTATGATTGGAACCCTCAAATCCAAGGCATCATCTTTAGTGCTATCAACTATGGCATGATTCTGACACTGGCTCCCAGTGGATACCTGGCTGGAAGAGTAGGAACAAAGCGAGTGGTTGGTGCTGCTCTGCTTGGATCCTCACTTCTTGTTCTTTTCACCCCTCTGGCAGCTGACTTTGGACTAGTTTTCCTCATTGCAACTCGAATACTTCAGGGCATGAGCCTG gGGTTAGGATACGGGGGTCAGTTTGCAATCTGGGAAAGATGGAGTCCTCCACATGAACGAAGTCGACTCTGTGGCGTTTCCGTATCAG GAATTCTGCTGGGTACCTGCATCGCCATCCTGCTGGGTGGCATCATCAGTCAAACCCTCGGGTGGCCTTTTGTCTTCTATATATTTG GAGGTTTTGGCTGTATCTGCTTTCTTCTCTGGTGTGTTTTGGTTTATGATGACCCTGTCACTCATCCATGGATAAACATTACAGAGAAAGAATATATCATATCCTCCTTGGCCCAACAG GTCAGCTCTACTAAGCAGCCTCTTCCCATCAAAGCTATGGTCAGATCTCTACCCATCTGGTCCATGTGTGTTTGCTGTTTCAGCCATCAGTGgttaattaatataataattatatatgcaCCAACTTACATTAGCTCTGTGTTCAACATTGATATTAGAAAT AGTGGTTTCCTGTCTGCCCTTCCTTTCATTATTGCCTGGGTCATTTGCCTCCTGGGAAGTTACCTGGCAGATTTCCTTCTGACCAAGAATTTTAGGCTTGTTACAGTGAGGAAAATTGCCACAGTTCTAG GAAATCTCCCCTCCTCAACATTCCTTTTGGTTCTGCCATACGTTGCCTCCAACTATATCATAGCAGTGAGCCTTCTGACGCTGTCCTGTGGACTAGGCATGTTATGTCAGCCAGGGGTCTATATCAATGCCTTAGATATTGCTCCAAG GCATTCGAGTTTTCTCATGGGAGCTTCAAGGGCGTTTGCACAGATATCTGCTGTCCTGGCACCCACTGTCAGTGGATTTCTTCTCAGTCAG GACCCTGAATTTGGGTGGAGGAATGTCTTTTCCTTGTCATTTGTCATTAACACATTAGGACTGATCTTCTATCTTATCTTTGGAAAAGCAGATGTCCAAGACTGggctaaagaaagaaaacttactCATTTATGA